Genomic window (Prosthecochloris aestuarii DSM 271):
CAGCCAGCCAATGAAATCACGACCGGTTTTTTCAGGAATCACCGAGACGACTTCATCATAGAACCCGATAGGCTTCTGCAGATCCCTGCGGGTTCCGGTAAGCACATCTCCGGAAATGATGCGCGCAGGCTCGCTGACAGGGTTACCCTCAAGAATATCGCCGATGAGAGACCCCTGCATAAAACCGAGATACTGGCGTTGCTCTACCGCCTCTCCCCCTACAGTCATCACTTTTGTAACCGGAAGCCTCCCTGTCAGAAAGAACGCTCCGATACGCGCAACGTCCTGGGGCAGAACATACCAGACATGATCATCTCGATGCCGGATTGGCGCTATGTGGTGAATATGGATCCCGACATTACCGGCCGGATGCGGACCGCTGAAACGGTGCAGGATAACATCTTCAGCGCCGGTAAAAAGAGGAGAAGAATTCTTTTCATCGATAACCAGATGAACCGGGCTGCCAGTCAGACGAGCAAGCAGAGTCAGCCCGGATTGAAAAGCACGATCTTTTCCGTCAAGCTGCATGAAGATATCCGGAGCAAACGGCGCGGTCGGCATTGCAGGAACAAAAACCGCCTTGGGCGAGACATCAGGATCGGCAATGCCCGAAAAAGGTCTCTGTCGGATCACAGGCCAGAGGCCTGACTTAAGCAGCAGAGAACGGATGGAGGAGGGGTCGGAATGGTCTGCATCGGAGACTCGAAAATCCTCAAAGATATCGCTCTTGTCAAGATCGATGGTTATGCCGGTTATCGTACGACGCTCGCCATAGGCTATTGAGGAGATCGTTCCGGATGCCGGTGATGTAAACAGGATGTCGGGACGACCTTTATCGCGGTATACCGCACCTCCCGCATTAACGCGCTCCCCTTCGCGGACAAGCAGTTTTGGTTTGATTCCTCTGAAATCAAGGGGACAAAGCTCAAGCCGAACCGGCCGTTGCAGATGTTGAAGTTTTTTTTCCGGAACACCCAGGATATTGAGGTCATGACCTTTCCTGATTCTGATCACACTCATACGCCACACTTCTCCGAATCGGTTCTGAAGAACTGAAAGATTGGTCAAAAATACACATTACACCATCATGAACACAGCAGAACAACAACTATAGACAAAAAAAAATTTCAAAACCCCTTAAACATCATGGCATCCAACCGAATAAAATCATACCTCCTTCAACACCTGAACCACAAAAGATATATCAAACAGTTATATACTCATGCAGTTATATATATAACACAAAGCATTAAAAATTCTGAAAACGAACAAGCAAAAAAACCATAAGACGTTTCAAAAATTAAACTTACACAATACAGACAAAACCGGTTCTTTTATTTTTGCAACATTTTTAAACATATACTATATTTTTTCATGATTGTTAATCTACCCGCAGATCAGACTATTTTTTGTCATACAATGACAAAGAGAAAATATTGCGTTGTCTATCACGGGTGGATAGCAGCCTCGAAAGGGCGCTCTTGTTTGTCGGGAACAATCGAAAAATAAGGCAGCAATCAGAACCCCGGACAAAAGAAAAGAGACTCCTTATCACATGCTTTCTGAAGTAAACGCTTGCCTGTAAGCCGTTATTCATCAACGACTCATCAGCTTTTTTTCTTATGTGGCGCATAAGACGGGGTTTTTTTGTGCTTGCGCCGCCACCACCATGAAAGCAGTCTTCCCTGCAAAGGGAGACAGCCGTCTGTATAGAGAACACTAAAATCAGTAGGAGACCATGAACATGAGCCATGGCCAGGACATGAACCGCAGGGACTTTATCAAAATATCGTCCTTGTTTTTAGCCGGCTCCGCCGCCATGTCGACCCAGATTGGACAAACGGTAACGGGAAGCGGCAACGCTCTCGCCGCTGACGGACAGGAAAGGGTTGTACATTCGTTCTGTGAGCACTGTTTCTGGCGCTGCGGTATCGCTGCGCACGTGAGGGACGGAAAAATCTACAAGATTACCGGTTCGGAACACCATCCGTTGAGCAACGGAAGACTTTGCCCGAGAGGAACTGGCGGTATTGGCCAGATTTATGATCCTGACCGACTTGCTCATCCGCTCATCAGAGAGAAAAAAGGCGGCAAGACCTCCTACCGTAAAGCCTCCTGGGACGAAGCGATCACCTATACGGCCGAAAGACTCTACAAGATCAAAGAACAGTATGGTCCCCAAGCCATCGCGATGCTGCACCACGGTTACGGTTATACCTTCTTCAAGGAGATGTTCAAAGCCTTCGGTGTGAACAAGTTCGCCAAACCGTCATACGATTTCTGCTGCGGACCTCGCCATCAGGGATTTATCTTCACGTACGGCCATTCAGCGGGCACGCCTGAGGGTATTGATATTGAAAACAGCAAATACATCCTCTTCTTCGGAACCCACTACGGCGAAAACATGCACAATACCGCCGTGCAGGAAATTTCCGAAGGTATCCGCCGCGGTCTTAAAATAGTCGTCTTCGACCCGCGTTTCTCGACGCTTGCCGGTAAAGCCGAAAAATGGCTGCCGATCAAAGCAGGAACCGACATCGCGATGATGCAGGCGATCATGAACGTGCTGATCTCTGAAGACCTCTACGACAAACAGTTTGTCGCGGAAAATACGGTAGGCTTCGATGAACTCTGGGCCGAAGTCCAGCAGATGACACCGGAAAAAGCAGCCGAAATCACCGATATTTCGGCAGACGATATCCGCGAAATCGCTCGTAATTATGCAAGTCATGCCCCTGCCGCTGCCGTTCATCCCGGACGCAGAACACAATGGTACGCTGACGGCACCCAGAGAGTTCGGGCAATTGCCATCCTCAACGCGCTGGTCGGCAACTACAAAATGCCCGGCGGCGTGGTCAAATACGAAAAATACAAAGTCCCCAAGGCAGCTCATCATGAGTATCCCGCGTTTGAAAAAGAGGTCTGGAGCAAATACCCGCTCTTCACCGATATCAAACCGGAAAACACCATCGCATCGCATGAAGTCATGCAACAGGCTATAAGCGGCGAGGTCAAAGCGATGTTCGTCTATGGCGTCAACGTCCCTGAAACCATCACCATGGGCCGGAAAAAAGCGCTTGAAGCCCTTAACAATATCGACTTCCTTGTTGCGGTCGACACCCTGCCGATGGAAGTCACCGGTTACGCCGATGTTGTCCTTCCTGAATCGACATACCTCGAGCGCTACGACGATCTCGACGGCGGCAGACCATACAGAACGCCATTCGTAGCATTGCGCCAGCCGGTGGTCGAACCGATGTTCGACAGCAAACCGGGCAACGAGATCGCCCGAATGCTTGCCGAAAAGCTGGAACTGCACGGCGTTTTTGAAGAGAGCGTCGAAGAGTACCTCGACAAACGCCTCAAAATGGCCGGAAGCTCTCTTGAAGAGGTCAAAAAGACCGGCGTACTCAAGAACCCCGAACCGACGGATCTCTACCGCAAACCCGGCGAACCGCTTACCTTCAAGACGCCAAGCGGCAAGATCGAACTTGCTTCGTCAAAAATGAAAGAGGCCGGTTTTGACGCCGTGCCGAAATTCATCCAGCACCCCGATGCGCCTGAAGGGTACTACAGGGTTCTGACCGGGCGTAAACCGATGCTGACATTCGGACGCACAGCTAACAACCGTTTCCTCAATGAGCTGCCTACGGCAAGAGAAAACGAGATCTGGGTCAATCCAGAGGTTGCGGCAA
Coding sequences:
- a CDS encoding Na(+)-translocating NADH-quinone reductase subunit A; the protein is MSVIRIRKGHDLNILGVPEKKLQHLQRPVRLELCPLDFRGIKPKLLVREGERVNAGGAVYRDKGRPDILFTSPASGTISSIAYGERRTITGITIDLDKSDIFEDFRVSDADHSDPSSIRSLLLKSGLWPVIRQRPFSGIADPDVSPKAVFVPAMPTAPFAPDIFMQLDGKDRAFQSGLTLLARLTGSPVHLVIDEKNSSPLFTGAEDVILHRFSGPHPAGNVGIHIHHIAPIRHRDDHVWYVLPQDVARIGAFFLTGRLPVTKVMTVGGEAVEQRQYLGFMQGSLIGDILEGNPVSEPARIISGDVLTGTRRDLQKPIGFYDEVVSVIPEKTGRDFIGWLSPGMRKYSVTNLFLSRLFPSGSFSLDTGLNGSERVMIPFGNIESVLPIDIIPTWLIKMIIARDIDEMEKLGIYECDPEDFALCSFVDASKMEIVDIIRDGLDYIEKNG
- a CDS encoding molybdopterin-containing oxidoreductase family protein codes for the protein MNMSHGQDMNRRDFIKISSLFLAGSAAMSTQIGQTVTGSGNALAADGQERVVHSFCEHCFWRCGIAAHVRDGKIYKITGSEHHPLSNGRLCPRGTGGIGQIYDPDRLAHPLIREKKGGKTSYRKASWDEAITYTAERLYKIKEQYGPQAIAMLHHGYGYTFFKEMFKAFGVNKFAKPSYDFCCGPRHQGFIFTYGHSAGTPEGIDIENSKYILFFGTHYGENMHNTAVQEISEGIRRGLKIVVFDPRFSTLAGKAEKWLPIKAGTDIAMMQAIMNVLISEDLYDKQFVAENTVGFDELWAEVQQMTPEKAAEITDISADDIREIARNYASHAPAAAVHPGRRTQWYADGTQRVRAIAILNALVGNYKMPGGVVKYEKYKVPKAAHHEYPAFEKEVWSKYPLFTDIKPENTIASHEVMQQAISGEVKAMFVYGVNVPETITMGRKKALEALNNIDFLVAVDTLPMEVTGYADVVLPESTYLERYDDLDGGRPYRTPFVALRQPVVEPMFDSKPGNEIARMLAEKLELHGVFEESVEEYLDKRLKMAGSSLEEVKKTGVLKNPEPTDLYRKPGEPLTFKTPSGKIELASSKMKEAGFDAVPKFIQHPDAPEGYYRVLTGRKPMLTFGRTANNRFLNELPTARENEIWVNPEVAAKHQLSHGESIHLKNQAGVVSEFPIKVKVTQRIRQDAVYMVHGYGHYFKKLKWAHAKGASHNQLISNYEIDESIGAVGFQNNFVTFIKEA